A portion of the Carassius carassius chromosome 42, fCarCar2.1, whole genome shotgun sequence genome contains these proteins:
- the LOC132123797 gene encoding cullin-1-like — protein MSSNRGQNTHGLKQIGLDQIWDDLRAGIQQVYTRQSMAKARYMELYTHVYNYCTSVHQSNQARGAGIPPSKPSKKPATPGGAQFVGLELYKRLKEFLRSYLMNLLKAGEDLMDENVLKFYTQQWEDYRFSSKVLNGICAYLNRHWVRRECDEGRKGIHEIYSLALVTWRECLFRPLNKQVTNAVLKLIEKERNGETINTRLISGVVQSYVELGWNEDDAFLKGPTLAVYKDYFETQFLADTDRFYTRESTEFLQQNPVTEYMKKAEARLLEEQRRVQVYLHESTQDELARKCEQVLIEKHLEIFHTEFQNLLDADKNEDLGRMYNLVSRITDGLGELKKLLESHIHNQGLAAIGKCGDSALNDPKMYVQTILDVHKKYNALVMSAFNNDAGFVAALDKACGRFINNNAVTKMAQSSSKSPELLARYCDSLLKKSSKNPEEAELEDTLNQVMVVFKYIEDKDVFQKFYAKMLAKRLVHQNSASDDAEASMISKLKQACGFEYTSKLQRMFQDIGVSKDLNEQFKKHLSNSEPLDLDFSIQVLSSGSWPFQQSCTFALPSELERSYQRFTAFYGSRHSGRKLTWLYQLSKGELVTSCFKNRYTLQASTFQMAILLQFNTENIYTVQQLADSTRIKIDILVQVLQILLKSKLLVLENENANIDEMDFKPDTLIKLFLGYKNKKLRVNINVPMKTEQKQEQETTHKNIEEDRKLLIQAAIVRIMKMRKVLKHQQLLAEVLNQLSSRFKPRVPVIKKCIDILIEKEYLERVDGEKDTYSYLA, from the exons ATGTCATCCAACAGGGGCCAGAACACCCACGGGCTCAAACAGATTGGGCTGGACCAGATCTGGGATGACCTGAGAGCAGGAATACAGCAGGTCTATACACGCCAGAGCATGGCTAAGGCACGCTACATGGAACTCTATAC ACATGTATATAACTACTGTACCAGCGTGCACCAGTCTAACCAGGCCAGGGGTGCTGGCATCCCCCCCTCCAAACCCTCCAAAAAACCAGCCACACCTGGCGGGGCACAGTTTGTTGGACTTGAACTCTACAAAAGACTGAAAGAGTTTCTGAGGAGCTACCTGATGAACCTTCTCAAG GCTGGAGAGGACCTGATGGATGAGAACGTTCTGAAGTTCTACACGCAGCAGTGGGAGGACTATCGCTTCTCCAGTAAAGTGTTAAATGGGATCTGTGCTTACCTCAACAGACACTGGGTGCGCCGAGAGTGTGATGAGGGCCGGAAAGGAATTCATGAAATCTACTCG CTTGCTCTGGTCACTTGGAGAGAGTGTTTGTTCAGACCTCTGAACAAGCAG GTGACAAATGCTGTTTTAAAACTCATTGAGAAGGAGAGAAATGGCGAGACCATAAACACCAGACTCATCAGTGGAGTGGTGCAGTCCTACG TTGAGTTGGGCTGGAATGAGGATGATGCGTTTTTGAAGGGGCCGACATTAGCAGTTTACAAGGACTACTTTGAGACACAGTTTTTGGCTGACACAGATCGCTTCTACACACGGGAAAGCACAGAGTTCCTCCAGCAAAACCCTGTTACTGAATACATGAAAAAG GCAGAGGCACGGTTGCTGGAGGAGCAGCGGCGGGTACAGGTGTATCTCCACGAGAGCACACAAGACGAGCTGGCTCGCAAGTGTGAGCAGGTCCTCATCGAGAAACACCTGGAGATCTTCCACACTGAGTTCCAGAACCTTCTAGACGCTGATAAAAATGAAG ATCTTGGTCGGATGTATAACCTTGTTTCCCGGATTACGGACGGATTGGGCGAGCTCAAGAAACTCTTGGAGTCCCACATTCATAATCAAGGGCTGGCTGCCATCGGGAAGTGTGGAGACTCGGCACTCAAT GATCCCAAAATGTACGTGCAGACGATCTTGGATGTTCACAAGAAATACAATGCTCTAGTCATGTCTGCATTCAATAACGATGCTGGGTTTGTGGCAGCACTCGATAAG GCCTGTGGAAGATTCATTAATAATAATGCGGTAACAAAGATGGCGCAGTCCTCTAGCAAATCTCCTGAGCTTCTGGCCCGATACTGTGACTCCTTACTGAAGAAGAG TTCAAAGAATCCAGAGGAGGCTGAGCTAGAAGATACTCTCAACCAAGTG ATGGTGGTTTTCAAGTATATTGAGGATAAAGATGTGTTCCAGAAGTTCTATGCCAAGATGCTGGCCAAAAGACTGGTGCACCAGAACAGTGCCAGCGACGACGCCGAGGCCAGCATGATCTCCAAACTCAAG CAAGCATGTGGTTTCGAGTACACCTCCAAACTACAGCGCATGTTTCAGGACATCGGCGTCAGCAAAGACTTGAATGAGCAATTCAAAAAGCACCTTTCAAACTCAGAGCCTTTGGACT TGGATTTCAGTATCCAGGTTCTGAGCTCTGGCTCGTGGCCGTTCCAACAGTCTTGCACATTCGCTTTACCATCTGAG TTGGAGCGCAGTTACCAAAGATTCACAGCTTTTTATGGAAGTAGACATAGCGGGCGGAAGTTGACATGGCTTTACCAGCTTTCCAAAGGGGAGCTGGTCACCAGCTGCTTCAAGAACAGATACACTCTGCAG GCCTCCACCTTCCAGATGGCCATCCTGCTCCAGTTCAACACAGAGAACATCTACACTGTCCAGCAACTGGCCGACAGTACACGGATCAAAATA gATATTTTGGTTCAGGTCTTGCAAATCCTGTTGAAATCAAAGTTGCTG gtCTTGGAAAATGAGAACGCAAATATAGATGAAATGGACTTCAAGCCTGACACACTAATCAAACTTTTCTTGGGCTATAAGAA TAAGAAGTTACGGGTGAATATCAATGTGCCAATGAAGACAGAGCAGAAACAAGAGCAGGAGACGACACACAAGAATATTGAGGAAGACAGAAAGCTCCTCATACag GCGGCTATCGTGAGAATCATGAAGATGAGGAAAGTTTTAAAGCACCAGCAGCTTTTGGCCGAAGTGCTGAACCAACTTTCCTCACGATTCAAACCTCGTGTTCCTGTCATTAAG AAATGCATTGACATTTTGATAGAGAAGGAATACCTGGAACGTGTGGATGGGGAAAAAGACACTTACAGTTACTTGGCCTAA